One region of Eupeodes corollae chromosome 1, idEupCoro1.1, whole genome shotgun sequence genomic DNA includes:
- the LOC129942612 gene encoding uncharacterized protein LOC129942612: MLKLIANYFEPNDFLSGNKKKSPKIVENKDTASSIPTASAIADEPLDLADLDLSRLRLSKKDLETLSSITPGLPKCFQEQLLAKLPPTQARKLSRTLSMQNSTHVPTVRVYKRSQSGGRNMTTVESDRFIPAEMRSEVDNKSNNNNNDSKSNFLKLSDSSREEGSDRSHSLIYRRSLSRGRSDYENVQDLKNRSHSVCRVSDDTSKSLCSSYSSDVSEKYKYYSPYLTKGRDSESSSISPYKRYESISPRESCLSPTKEFNNRSVGECMSPTSESQGTLSSHRRYARYLRQESSGANMMDENRSSIEKKPRERETHSMLREIKEKSRESSRDRLSQSMELDPTLGEVERIPEPNPVRHVRNKSLEIYGEPKEAPIRTHLRSKSRDLPDNALQKEEIASKILEELQALSSAKTRKDKTEETSNNTASREVTSEKVTVKKIRKIKPKEKLIDSSAGEAAGPASAPALGADKEIKTTVVKKVKKVIKRTETKGGEEKTRALQTESSTSKSDLEKPKRESKLKRPKSFPTKEGEKSSSDPNVTENNDNSTIESKIPQVKTANIDTSPEGRSEPKLIRPKSYPASKLTPPKDIKRILSSPPEKDSTIKQIPKRSSVSEEKSIIAKSSDSSSPIENKPTTTTIKRVVKVTRKSKITSPTLTPKIPADPDSKTADGISSELMGLKDKSPEKKVGKGLLYAIGQKFEKLRDSAKSQKKVATKVTTSANALNLTTPDEVPKEKITLLKKKKAKSTGECSQSEKNDEKTDEKPTKTETRRSRIDAMIRSLRDRSVPRTPVLTESNLIKRAVSVEEMPGTFNKCAVNRVLGLFKRFEKDGGGDRKVRSTRSTSNIERQLHKSESPIYQNRDRPKSSGFLSKVTKNSNNVILVSKSEDQNGYQPQVHILTKKKEPLTDVCPDCKQQDQEPNKNVPKTLEKEEQQQTAKVTKDNIKDKRKTLVLDFTKLDKIDNNLASAMRQNSTINGNTVHNASYNDNNACNNNNIRISSNEINRNHIYTPQNDNATNYSSDSRSYQDDCASTSTFLSPTDEPELCFDNWSVCSEDNYMLATPSPTVSRLSRTSHYSSPTHPSDGNESVIDRIKRRSFYSRFNEKRPKRQSTIVGPGARDYYRESTSKPKQSTDRQPSPDITKEFFRPLKLSPAGSELKPPVYRSTTANTSSSDTTKSSRRFENLHSTSSPSFISKRYTTTTDNDYLGSSLTRTTKPTSTYEQNGSSSKIQPASFYSTYNPKRRSSYNLNGSVPGTGSVMANHNVDGYATVGRRSTLRPYDHRTMSLLDPIGQNSTSMIGTYRRDYRTPIGGDIGNFSR; the protein is encoded by the coding sequence atGCTTAAACTGATTGCGAATTATTTCGAACCTAATGATTTTCTttcaggaaacaaaaaaaagagtccGAAAATAGTTGAAAACAAAGATACTGCCTCCTCTATACCAACAGCATCTGCCATCGCCGATGAACCACTTGATCTTGCCGACTTAGATCTATCTCGTTTGCGTTTGAGTAAAAAAGACTTAGAAACGCTCTCGAGCATAACACCCGGTCTACCAAAATGTTTCCAAGAACAACTTCTTGCCAAATTACCACCAACCCAAGCCCGAAAGTTATCCCGTACTTTATCTATGCAAAATAGCACACATGTTCCTACTGTTCGAGTTTACAAAAGGAGTCAAAGTGGTGGCAGAAATATGACTACCGTAGAATCGGACAGATTTATCCCAGCTGAAATGAGATCGGAGGTGGATAACAAAtccaataacaataataacgaCTCAAAATCGAACTTCCTCAAGCTAAGTGATAGTTCCCGTGAAGAAGGTTCCGACCGAAGCCACAGCCTGATCTACAGGCGGAGTTTGAGCAGGGGTCGTTCAGACTATGAGAACGTTCAAGACCTGAAAAACAGAAGCCACAGCGTGTGTCGGGTATCTGATGACACCAGCAAATCACTATGCTCATCGTATTCAAGTGACGTAAgcgaaaaatacaaatactacTCGCCATATCTAACTAAAGGACGAGATTCAGAGAGTTCCTCAATATCCCCCTACAAACGTTACGAAAGTATATCGCCTCGTGAGAGCTGTTTAAGCCCCACAAAAGAGTTCAACAATCGTTCGGTGGGAGAGTGCATGTCGCCGACTTCAGAGAGCCAAGGGACTCTTTCCAGTCATCGCCGATATGCCAGGTACCTCCGGCAAGAATCTTCCGGTGCAAATATGATGGACGAAAATCGCTCGAGCATCGAGAAGAAGCCACGAGAACGTGAGACTCACAGTATGTTAAGAGAAATCAAAGAAAAGAGCCGTGAATCTAGCCGAGACAGATTGAGCCAGAGCATGGAACTCGATCCGACACTTGGTGAAGTTGAAAGAATACCAGAACCAAATCCAGTGCGTCATGTTCGTAACAAAAGCCTTGAGATATACGGTGAGCCAAAAGAAGCCCCCATCCGCACTCATCTTCGCTCTAAGTCGAGAGATTTACCGGATAACGCCCTTCAAAAAGAGGAAATTGCCTCGAAGATCTTGGAAGAGCTGCAAGCTCTATCCTCTGCAAAGACACGAAAAGATAAAACAGAAGAAACTTCAAATAATACTGCCTCCCGTGAAGTCACATCCGAGAAGGTTACcgtaaagaaaataagaaaaatcaaacccaaagaaaaacTCATTGATTCAAGCGCTGGTGAGGCGGCAGGGCCAGCGTCCGCTCCCGCACTCGGTGCGGATAAAGAAATTAAGACAACTGTTgtgaaaaaggttaaaaaagtcATTAAACGTACTGAAACCAAAGGAGGAGAAGAAAAGACTAGAGCACTACAAACTGAGTCATCCACTTCAAAGTCTGATCTGGAGAAACCAAAACGAGAATCTAAACTTAAGCGTCCCAAATCCTTCCCCACCAAAGAAGGCGAAAAGTCTTCTTCTGACCCGAATGTTACTGAAAATAACGATAATTCTacaatcgaatcgaaaattccACAAGTTAAGACTGCCAATATTGACACATCGCCAGAGGGTCGTAGCGAGCCTAAATTGATAAGACCAAAGAGCTATCCCGCCTCAAAATTGACTCCCCCCAAAGACATCAAGCGAATACTTTCTAGTCCCCCAGAAAAGGATTCAACAATCAAACAAATTCCTAAGCGCTCAAGCGTATCTGAAGAAAAGTCTATAATTGCCAAAAGTAGTGATTCGTCATCGCCGATTGAAAACAAGCCTACAACAACGACGATTAAGAGAGTTGTCAAAGTTACAAGAAAATCCAAAATCACTAGCCCCACACTCACGCCAAAGATACCTGCAGATCCTGACTCTAAAACAGCAGATGGTATTTCTTCCGAGTTGATGGGACTTAAGGACAAATCTCCCGAGAAAAAAGTCGGCAAAGGTCTACTCTATGCGATCGGCCAGAAGTTCGAGAAGCTCCGAGATTCAGCCAAGAGTCAGAAAAAGGTCGCCACCAAGGTAACAACCAGTGCTAATGCCTTGAACTTAACGACTCCAGATGAAGTGCCAAAAGAGAAGATAACCCTactgaagaagaagaaagctAAATCCACCGGAGAGTGTAGCCAGAGCGAGAAGAATGATGAAAAGACTGATGAAAAACCCACAAAGACAGAAACCCGTCGTTCGAGAATCGACGCGATGATAAGATCGCTTCGTGATCGTTCTGTACCCCGAACTCCGGTCCTAACCGAATCGAATCTCATCAAGAGGGCTGTGAGTGTTGAAGAAATGCCCGGGACATTCAACAAATGTGCTGTCAATCGAGTTCTAGGTCTCTTCAAGAGATTCGAAAAAGATGGCGGTGGTGATAGAAAAGTTCGCAGTACGCGTTCGACGAGCAACATTGAAAGACAACTGCACAAATCTGAATCACCGATCTACCAGAACCGTGATCGTCCCAAGTCAAGTGGTTTTCTCTCAAAGGTTACAAAGAATTCAAACAATGTCATTTTGGTGAGTAAATCAGAAGATCAGAATGGCTATCAACCACAGGTGCACATCTTAACAAAGAAAAAGGAACCTCTGACCGATGTATGCCCTGACTGCAAGCAACAAGACCAAGAACCCAACAAAAATGTTCCCAAAACCCTCGAGAAAGAGGAACAGCAACAAACTGCCAAAGTCACAAAAGATAACATTAAAGACAAACGGAAAACTTTAGTTCTGGACTTTACCAAGCTCGATAAGATTGACAATAACCTTGCCTCGGCAATGCGTCAAAACTCAACGATCAATGGCAATACCGTCCATAATGCATCATACAACGATAACAACGCatgtaacaacaacaacataaggATATCATCTAACGAAATTAACCGCAACCACATTTACACCCCTCAAAATGACAATGCCACAAATTACTCCTCGGACTCGAGGAGCTATCAAGATGATTGCGCTTCAACGAGTACGTTCCTATCGCCTACGGATGAACCTGAGCTCTGTTTCGACAATTGGTCGGTATGTTCAGAAGACAACTACATGTTAGCCACCCCATCACCAACTGTGTCCCGTCTATCGAGGACATCTCACTACTCGTCGCCAACACACCCGTCCGATGGAAACGAGAGTGTCATTGATCGCATAAAGCGACGAAGTTTCTACAGTAGGTTCAATGAGAAACGCCCAAAGCGTCAGAGCACGATTGTTGGGCCAGGAGCTCGTGATTACTATCGGGAATCTACTAGCAAACCCAAACAATCAACCGACCGACAACCTTCACCTGATATCACAAAGGAATTCTTCAGACCTCTTAAACTAAGTCCAGCCGGAAGCGAACTTAAGCCACCTGTTTATAGATCAACCACAGCAAATACATCATCATCCGACACAACAAAGTCATCGAGAAGATTTGAAAATCTGCACTCAACGTCTTCACCTAGCTTCATTTCGAAGCGTTATACCACCACCACAGATAATGATTATCTAGGAAGCTCCCTAACACGAACCACCAAACCAACAAGTACTTATGAGCAAAATGGTTCCTCGTCGAAAATTCAGCCCGCATCATTTTATAGTACTTATAATCCAAAACGAAGATCCTCGTACAATTTAAACGGCAGTGTTCCAGGTACGGGGAGTGTGATGGCCAATCATAATGTCGATGGATATGCAACGGTTGGTAGACGTTCTACTCTAAGGCCATATGATCATCGGACAATGTCTTTGCTCGATCCGATTGGACAAAATTCGACATCGATGATTGGAACTTATAGACGAGATTATAGGACTCCGATTGGTGGTGATATCGGAAATTTCTCAaggtaa